In Helicoverpa zea isolate HzStark_Cry1AcR chromosome 3, ilHelZeax1.1, whole genome shotgun sequence, the following proteins share a genomic window:
- the LOC124646017 gene encoding U2 small nuclear ribonucleoprotein auxiliary factor 35 kDa subunit-related protein 2, protein MTNFCINMGRHAEWRKIAKRERRKRIRTIQAKERDKVMLSDFYMKQQELELELLLEQITKQNDEENEKWMRAELIANTRWKRLLEERERHKQKRLEQEAKLKLEWELEQKQKQIEEERIAAAKEELKRKQDIFMNNLDKFLSGDSDEPPAELKVMHETRPDAALCPFFSKTACCRFGDQCSRNHQYPGISKVLLGTNFYVHFGLSNANLNEYDTDIMLEYEDNDTYKEFKEFFYDVLSEFEKFGRIIQFKVCNNYEKHLRGNTYVEFAELRSAVAAYRSLHTRWYGGRQLSLQFCLISSWKNAVCGLQLRRRCPKGRACNFLHVFRNPNNLFNGYNNDVPRSSRSSVRSWRWSESPETEVHKRINSGRSDRSSCITTTSDKRRRRSRYSDDDDDDNHHRRHSPRRSKRR, encoded by the exons ATGACCAACTTCTGTATAAATATGGGAAG GCACGCGGAATGGAGAAAAATTGCAAAAAGGGAAAGAAGAAAACGAATCCGTACTATTCAAGCCAAAGAAAGAG aTAAAGTAATGCTCTCTGACTTTTACATGAAACAACAAGAACTTGAGCTTGAATTACTACTTGAACAGATTACTAAACAGAATGACGAGGAAAATGAAAAATGGATGAGGGCTGAACTTATTGCAAATACACGGTGGAAAAGACTTTTGGAAGAAAGGGAAAGGCATAAACAAAAACGCTTAGAACAGGAAGCTAAACTTAAACTG gaatgGGAATTAGAGcaaaaacagaaacaaattGAAGAAGAAAGGATTGCAGCTGCAAAAGAGgaattgaaaagaaaacaaGACATTTTCATGAACAATTTAGACAAATTCTTGTCTGGAGACTCAGATGAACCTCCAGCTGAATTGAAAGTTATGCATGAGACAAGACCTGATGCAGCATTATGTCCATTTTTCTCCAAAACAGCATGTTGCAGATTTGGGGATCAGTGCTCTAGAAATCATCAATACCCAGGCATTAGCAAA gtgtTATTAGGTAcaaatttttatgttcattttGGGCTTAGTAATGCAAATCTCAATGAATATGACACAGATATTATGCTTGAATATGAGGACAATGACACATACAAAGAGTTCAAAGAATTTTTCTATGATGTTCTATCTGAATTTGAAAAATTTGGTAGAATTATACAGTTTAAG GTATGTAATAACTACGAAAAGCATCTTCGAGGAAACACTTATGTAGAATTTGCTGAGTTGCGATCTGCTGTGGCGGCATACCGATCTCTACACACTCGCTGGTATGGTGGCAGACAACTCTCCTTACAGTTCTGCCTCATAAGTTCATGGAAAAATGCAGTATGTG GTCTCCAGTTACGAAGGCGCTGTCCAAAAGGACGTGCATGTAATTTCTTACATGTTTTCAGAAATCCAAATAATTTGTTCAATGGTTACAATAATGATGTGCCAAG atctTCCCGATCATCAGTGCGATCATGGCGGTGGTCAGAATCTCCGGAAACGGAGGTTCACAAAAGAATTAATTCAGGTCGCTCTGATAGAAGTAGTTGTATTACAACTACAAGTGATAAAAGACGCCGAAGATCTAGAtacagtgatgatgatgatgatgataaccaCCACCGCCGTCATTCACCTCGACGAAGTAAGCGACGATAG
- the LOC124646019 gene encoding uncharacterized protein LOC124646019 produces the protein MESNIHKIKNLIICKKEEEFLEILQSGLDPNFEGGWPIRLAARYGCPTIVETLLQFGANPHLLSESGASTLQLAVYSGEHWDTNKWKSLLSCCDSSQLADGAAVAIIFNNVAALKKILSTGRCNTNIPTTLTGKTVELLAKGFKLTQLLSIPTIQNQNDYDETTISPRISRQHRTVTNESAVLSPYHTQRNLSPSVARFFHQTASQSSLSPSRVGTLLPSSSPRTDVN, from the exons ATGGAAAGTAATATTCACAAGATTAAAAATTtgattatttgtaaaaaagaaGAGGAATTCCTTGAAATATTACAATCTGGTTTAGACCCTAATTTCGAAGGGGGGTGGCCAATCAGGCTAGCAGCTCGGTACGGCTGTCCTACCATAGTCGAAACATTACTTCAATTTGGAGCAAATCCTCATCTTTTAAGTGAATCTG GTGCTTCAACTTTACAATTAGCGGTATATTCAGGTGAACATTGGGACACGAATAAATGGAAATCGTTACTGTCTTGTTGTGATTCTTCTCAACTTGCTGATGGTGCAGCCGTagctattattttcaataacgtTGCGGCATTGAAAAAGATTTTATCTACTGGAAGATGTAACACAAACATTCCTACAACTCTAacag GTAAAACTGTAGAACTCTTAGCAAAAGGCTTCAAATTAACACAGTTGCTGAGTATTCCAACGatacaaaatcaaaatgacTATGATGAAACTACAATTTCACCCAGGATATCACGACAACATCGAACGGTaacaaat GAGTCTGCAGTCCTGTCTCCATATCATACACAAAGAAATTTATCACCGTCAGTAGCCAGATTTTTTCATCAAACAGCAAGTCAGTCATCTTTGTCACCGTCAAGAGTAGGAACATTGCTTCCATCATCATCGCCTAGAACTGACGTTAATTGA